A genomic region of Serinus canaria isolate serCan28SL12 chromosome 1A, serCan2020, whole genome shotgun sequence contains the following coding sequences:
- the WNT2 gene encoding protein Wnt-2, whose translation MNFLPGIWWSLPLILGWATPPVTSSWWYMGAVGSSRVMCDNVPGLVSRQRQLCRRHPEAMLSIGRGVAAWTAECQHQFRRHRWDCNALERGQRLLGRVLLRSSRESAFVHAISSAGVVFAITRACSQGELKSCSCDPKKKGSAKDSKGHFDWGGCSDNIDYGIKFARAFVDAKERKGKDARALMNLHNNRAGRKAVKRFLKQECKCHGVSGSCTLRTCWLAMADFRKTGDYLWKKYNGAIQVVMNQDGTGFTVANKKFKKPTKNDLVYFESSPDYCIRDRDVGSLGTAGRVCNQTSRGMDSCEVMCCGRGYDTSRVSRMTKCECKFHWCCAVRCQDCLEVVDIHTCKAPKSAAWVSRT comes from the exons ATGAACTTTCTCCCTGGGATCTGGTGGTCTCTTCCCTTGATCTTGGGCTGGGCGACCCCACCAGTCACCTCCTCATGGTG GTACATGGGCGCCGTGGGCTCGTCGCGGGTGATGTGCGACAACGTGCCGGGCCTGGTGAGCCGGCAGCGGCAGCTGTGCCGGCGGCACCCCGAGGCGATGCTCTCCATCGGCCGCGGCGTGGCCGCCTGGACGGCCGAGTGCCAGCACCAGTTCCGGCGGCACCGCTGGGACTGCAACGCCCTGGAGCGGGGGCAGCGCCTGCTCGGCCGCGTCCTGCTGCGCA gtaGTCGAGAATCTGCTTTTGTACATGCCATCTCCTCTGCTGGGGTTGTGTTTGCCATCACCAGGGCATGTAGCCAAGGGGAGCTGAAATCCTGCTCCTGTGATCCCAAGAAGAAAGGCTCTGCCAAGGACAGCAAAGGCCATTTTGActggggtggctgcagtgaTAACATTGACTATGGCATTAAATTTGCCAGAGCGTTTGTGGATGCAAAAGAACGAAAAGGAAAAGATGCCAGGGCACTGATGAACCTTCACAACaacagagctggaaggaag GCCGTGAAGCGTTTTTTGAAACAGGAGTGCAAATGTCACGGTGTGAGTGGATCCTGCACTCTAAGGACCTGCTGGCTGGCCATGGCAGACTTCAGGAAAACAGGAGATTATCTGTGGAAGAAATACAATGGAGCAATTCAGGTGGTCATGAATCAAGATGGCACGGGTTTCACTGTGGCTAATAAGAAATTTAAGAAGCCAACTAAGAATGACCTGGTGTACTTTGAGAGCTCTCCAGACTACTGTATCAGGGACAGGGATGTAG GGTCCTTGGGGACGGCCGGTCGGGTGTGCAACCAGACCTCGCGTGGCATGGACAGCTGTGAGGTGATGTGCTGCGGGAGGGGCTACGACACCTCCCGCGTCAGCAGGATGACCAAATGCGAGTGCAAGTTCcactggtgctgtgctgtgcgCTGCCAGGACTGCCTGGAAGTGGTGGACATCCACACTTGCAAGGCGCCAAAGAGCGCTGCCTGGGTGTCCCGGACATGA